TGGTTAATGCTATTATGGCTTCTATTCAGGCCCTCATGATTTGATAAGCAAAGTTCCAGAGTTATTATTCTTTCTAATTTTATTTCAATTAGATGAAAAAGGAAAGACTGACACTGGAATGTATTTACAGTAATTTGGCTATCTAGAAGATGGACTGTAATGAGGTACAGAAGATTACATTTCTGCTATGTTTCTTTCATCTTTATATTCTGTTGCCAAACTCAAAGCACTGTAGCCTCTCCATAAGCCTGCGTGCACATCACATTTGCCACTCGTATTATATAGGAATATAAGCACTGGAATGAGAAAAAGAAACCTTAGGAGCTAAAGGTTCCATCTGTTTTAATACAGTGCTTCTCCCAGGTCACTTTCAGTAGATTTaagttacagtaactcctcatttaacattgtagttatgttcctgaaaaatgcaactttaagtgaaacgatgttaagcgaatccaatctccccataagaattaatgtaaatagggtgtgtgtgtgtgtgtgtggggaggggttaggttccagggaaatttttttcaccagacaaaagactatatcatatatacatacacacacaataaattttaaacaaaccatttaatactggtacacagcgatgatgattgtgaagcttggttgaggtggtgaactAGCAATTGgttgagccctcaagggttaacatattgttgttaatgtagcctcacatcctacaaggcagcacgaatggagggagggaggggagacagcatggcagagagagacacacaccgtgtgtgtgtgagtgagagagagagagatgaacattgcccctttaagtagcTGAtgccactctaagtacactgcctttttacgttgatcagcaagctgagacagcagctgctgccaggaagctccctccgtcctgagccctgtcatgtgttCCCCCTgttctatggaagatggggtaagcggagtgcaggagcgggggggtgggggacactttcacattagcccccctctttccttccccacctctcccccccacgttcagcaagcaggaggctccggggagcagctccaaggcagagggcaggagcagcacattgcagtgcagggagggacagctgaactgccggcaattggtagcctgctgggagGCTGtggcacagggaacttaggggaaaggggagctgataggggggctgctggtccaccctggttccaggCCCCCACCAGTTAGCTCCatcgggctgctcttcctgcaagcagtggacaaagcaggtggctgccaaacgacattataagggagcattgcacaactttaaatgagcatgttctcaattgatcagcaacgtaacaatgaaacaacattaactgggacaactttaagtgaggagttactgtacttcctTTACCTTTGTCCTCACTAGAGGTTTGAACCCTGGTTTTGTAAATTACTAGATCCTTGCTTGATTGGCTAAATGGGTATGTTTTTTCCAATAGGGTTAGCTCAATCGAGTTAGCTTTGCATGACCAAAAAGCTCTGACAACATGCAGGCTAAAATGTCTGAAGTTGTGTTATCAAGTCACGTTTTAGCATGGTGGGAGAAGGACATAGTCACCTTCACTGGTTACAGGCAACATGGTTCAATTTGTGTCCATGGAGCAGCTTTACTGCCATCACAACCATGTTTGTATGTCTGCACCTACCTTGTTTGTATTAATCCATTCTGGGAAAATGTAGGCAGCTATCCCATAGTGCTCCAGAGAGGCTAGAGTTTCTCCAGGGCATCGGCACGGAGCAGCAAAAGCAGGATGTGAGGCAATGCACTCTCGGATGGCTAAGTGCAAAGAGAGCTGGAAGGAAGAAGGACCAGCCAAACCAGTTACAAGGCATGGTTAGatattctttattattttcatttgggTTGTGCCTAAAGGTTCCAGttaggatcagggcctcattgtgctaagcactgtacaaacacatagtaaaagaaAGTCCCTAAACTGAagatttacaatctaaataagggAGCAGCTTTTACTTTCAAGGCCTCTGAGACCAGGTTACTATATGGATCAATTGCTACCCTGGAACCAGATATTGTCAGGGAACAATTTAATCTAGTGGCAGAACAGGAGTGAGAAGAACTTCCGGGAGCACACCACCAGTGATGGATGATAAATAGGGTGGTAACTCATGAAAGATTGGCCACCTTGTTTCCTCATTTTGAGTTAAGAAATGAGTTGTTTTATTGAGTGGACCAATTTATCCAAAAACGAAAGAGTTTGGATATCTTACATTATGCTCGAAACTAGTTCaaagggaagttctatggcttgtccATATCTTACCCTCTGCTGGCCACATGGGAAGGGAGAAGACTCTACAGAGATTGGTTGCAGTCTTGATGGCCCATCATGAGATGGCAAGTTTTTGTGCCTCCTGTCCAGAGTGCCAGAAGGTGGCTCAGAAAGCTACCAGCCTCTTCTAGTTCCCTTGGTTCCAATGAGAAGTGGCCTTTTGGGAAGATTAGGATGAGTCTTTTGATCCAATAAAGAAAGACGTACATTAATTCTAGTAATAGTGGACTACGCCAATAGTTTTTGGAAGCTGTCCCACTTGGAACCTCACCAGAGAAGGAAGTGGTTCAGGAATTCTCAAAGGTGGGATTACTCCCAATGCATTTTGCATTCCAGGACACCAGCttcatgtctgcactgcagtgacAAGTAATGTGGCCTGCTGGAGGCCAAACCTGTGTGGGTCTGTCTACAAACACCCAGTCAGATGGACTTAACCTTTCTCTCCATCTATTTTGCTATGGCTCTATATCTCTGTGACGCCGAAGTAGCTCTCTAGCTCTGCAAGGCGGAGTGCCACAGCTACAGACTGCACTTACCAAAACCATTTGAAATTGCTCTGTGCTATATGGGCCTTTATAGTTTTCTAACCACCTCAGGGCTTCCAGTTTTTTGTACAtcaaagtgaatttttttttcatacttgTTCATTTCTTCATCTCTTGCTCCTCTTCCCCTCACCTCCCCATAAAAAGGTACTAGAGATTTCAGAGTCCCCCTGCATATTTTCTTTAGAAGTATTTTAGACACATGGAAATCTTTCTTCTGATGTAATTTTGCAAAGCTTCCTTAACTGGAAACTTGCTTTCAGCTCCTAGCATTTTCCCCCATGCAGAAGTGCTTTAAATCCCATTATATCTCTAGGAGAGTCACACAACATTAAACACGAAGTTGATCAAGACCATGAAATTCTTGAGAGGGCTGGGAACAGAgaggagggaaaaggagaaaaaagataGAGCAGAGTAAAGAGGGAAGACACAGGAATATTCATTGTTTACATATATGGACTACAAATCCAAGAACAGATGGAACATAATAGACATGGAGTTTAAATGGCACTCTAAGGTAACTAGTATAAGAAGTGCTGGGCCCGTCTCCTTTCCTGAGTGCCTGCTTTCACACAGGACAGAGAGGAAGGCTTAATGTATCTCACAGATAgaaattggtctaataaaagctattacctcacccacatcaTCTCTCTAATTGTCACATTGGTCATTGCATCCTGCTCCAAGGTGTCTAATTCCACTTTCAGGTGAGAAAGCCACTGTATCTGGAAGAAAGATTCTAGTTTGTTTTCCTTAATAAACTAGCTCCACTACTCCTGCAAGAAAGGGCTACTCTCTACTCTCACAGGCAGGAAATGGACAATTTccttattaaaatataaaagaggcaaaatgcgatccACATTTTAAACTGAAATGCAGAATCCATCTTTATTTAATACGtgctatgaaaaaatattttaatctgcaaataatcaatatttaaaacaaacacttcaCATTCAGATACTAACCCTACTTTGATTACTGCACTTCTGCATTCCTATACACATTTGTCACCAGATTTGTTCACCCCCAGGTGAATGAGTATCCACACCAGAAGCTAACAAAATGCACTGTTTGTTCAGAATGCAAGGATTTTTAGGGCTGATTATAAAAGAGAAGTGGCCAAATTCCTTGCCCATGGGCAAATTAGGTATGGGAGTTAGGCCTTCAAATTTAATTATCTGCACCAGAAAATGTTTACACATGCAAGCTGTGAACACATATTTAGAGGTTAGACTGAGGGCCCTTTGGAAATTTGAAGCCTGATCCTGCTGTTCTTAGGCAGAATTCCTGTTACAGACAAAACCCTTTGGCCTTAATGGCCAGGGAACTCCATATGATGACAAATTCTTTTCCTGGCACAGAAAGTAATGAATTTCCTAGCACCTTAGAAAACATCATTAATGCTTCACCAGGTTTATTATTCCGCAAGATATCTTGGACATTTAATTTGCTGGCTAGCATTTTAGTggtttttttctgatttacaCATGAGGATTCTCCCACTGGACCCCAAATAAAGAGCTAAAGAGCTCCTTCAAGAGAATATCACAACACTGAAGAAAATCCCACATCAGTTAAGTGAACTGCAAGGATTGTGTAAATTCAAAAGAATCTAAACTTCCGAACCATAAAGGACACAATGTGAGTAGCTGAGAGCTCTAATTCACCAGTGCAGTcagtgggagggagggctctTAGTCCTGCCTGTGATACGTTCACTAACTCACATGTGGGCTCTtatattgcaaaaaaataaaaaaaatgaaatgaataatGTGAGCTCCTAAGAAGGAAAACTTAAAAATTGGAATACATTAAATATCTTACCAGTATAATTCTGTTATCAACTAATACAATTAGAAGCACTTTAACATAAGACTTTAGCTGGAGTGACAAAGCTTTAAAAACAACTACTTGCAAATGGCGGAGTTTAGGAGTAAAACGGTTTTGGCAACTAAGGCctgaatcctgcaaagacttaggcATCTGTTTATCTTTATGCAGTGTGTGTGGTCCCCTTGATTTTAATGGATCTGTTCACAATGTGTGAAGTTAAGTATTTacgtaaatctttgcaggacagAGGAACCGTTTGGATCACAAACACTGACTTTGGCACATGCATAAATCTATTGGATTGAGGCCGATTCTTTGCTGAGTAGGGACCTTTATTTGCAACAAAGTGCATAAGTAAGTGCTTAGCTTAAGCATTTGTGAAGTCTTGTTCAAGTCAATggcacttaagcacgtgcctaagcgctttgctgaaccagggacaaaaatgcaaaaaaaacaggagaaaagcatGAGTTCAAGAACAATTGCTCAAAGgttaaagaattaaaaaacaaaaaaaaccacccaaaacaACCCAAAAAGATTAAGCATTGTGCcagaaacaaaaatgcaaacaaaaagttGATGAGAAAGAAGACATTTCTTTGTATGTTTTGaggcttattttaaaaaaggttatTTTGTTAAGCAAGTGAGGTATGTACAGTACCACCATGTTTTgtaaaaaagttaaaaaagcaaaattcagAAGAACAGTTACAGAGAGGTTTAATAAATACACATTATAAGAATATACAGTTTAAGTCTATTTAACCTTTATAGTCCACATAAACATCTCTTTTATAGAAATTCCCTTTAATATTATTGTACATCTTACAAATATTCACCAGAAGCTTGTCTTCTATTGGAAGGAGATTAAAAACTGTCAGATCAAGAAGAAACAGTGTATTATGAAAACACTAACGCTTGCACTTACAGGATAATATAAACCTCCCTGCTTCGGCAtccagccccattgaagtcaaggggggCGCTTGAACTCAACACCATTTCAGGATCAGGGTTTAAACCAGGATCAATTTTTTGTtcacccattaaaaaaaaaaaaaaaaaaaaggaactagTAAAGCTTCAGTCACAGATGAGACCACGCCTTTGCCCTCCCAATTAAAAATAACCGGCAACTCCAAAGTAGCCGATCGACTTAACAACAAAACAATTCAATGACGTTTGCTCAACCAGTATATAATGCCCTCAAAATCATTCAAACGCCTTACAGAAATGCTTCACCTTAATAAGTCTCTTTGTTGTTTCAGTATCCTTTTCTGACAACCCCAAATGAGCAAAACTCCGCCTCCAGAGAGCCAGTGTAGGCTACTTTTTCACAGTACATTGTAACTACTTATGTACAAGTTCCAATATATTATACATAAAAGAGCAGAATGCTGCCCTTGGGAGTTTACAGTGTAGGATCAGTTAGTGCTGTAGATAAAGTCTGATAATATGCTCAAACCACTTTCTTACTGTTTCAGGATATTGAATAGCAGTGAATCTGAGCCAGCTGGTACCTTCACATAGAGTGTGATGACCTTATCTTTTAAGATGTGGCATAAATAGGCAActggggacggatcacttgaggatgacctgttctgttcattccctctggggaccctggtactggccactgtcggtagacaggacactgggctggatggaccattggtctgacccagtgtgaccgctcttatgttcttaaaggaCACTTTGCTCACAAATGCTTTGCTAGTACCATTGGCACATTCCACTGCTGGAGCATCTGAAgagagttcattttcttttttgcgCTCTATTCTCAAATCTCCTTCCATTTTGTTAAAAATAAGCAGTTTAAAGATTTACGTAAAATATCCTATCAAAATGAATCAAAAGGCACTTGGTATTTCTCTTTTGGCTCAGTTAAGGCATACAGCTAGCAGCTTCCCAAAACTTCTGTCTCTTCATGTGATAAACAGTCACCATCCTGAGAGATTGATGCATGTgcaaacaggaaacaaaacaaaaacagaaaacaaaaaaacttcaccaGGAATTCACCAACTGAATTTCTCAATCCTCTCCTGGTAAATGTGCAAAATGCTCCACAAGACAAATTTCAAATACAGAATAATTTATTCCAGTCTTTTGAGGGTGGAGTTTTGATCACACATGAAGACCTTAATTCCATGTCTGAGATATCATAATTCAGTGTTCTTTAAACCTGTGAAAGAATAGCTAATATGAGAAGTTTGGAAGCAGTGCATAACAAAAGATCAATAACTTCAAAATGCTGTCCACATTCTTTGTTATACACTTTCCTATTCTATGCTGTATTTATAGATGAGAGACCTGATttcactaaggcctggtctacacgacgagtttaggtcgaatttagcagtgttaccccaatttaaccctgtacccgtccacatgatgaagcccttttttcgacttaaagggctcttaaaatcaatttctttactccaccccgatgaggggattagtgctgaaaatcggccttgccgggtcgagtttggggtactgtggacgcaattcgacggtattggcctacgggagctatcccagagtgctcagttgtgaccgctctggacagcgctctcaactcagatgcactggacaggtatacaggaaatgtcctgcgaacttttgaatctcatttcctgtttggccagcgtggcgagctcacctACACAGgccaccatgcagagctcatcatcacaggagaccatgcagtcccagaattgccgaagagctccagcatggactgaatgggaggtatgggatctgattgctgtatggggagatgaatccgtgctggcagaactccgtttGAAAAggcgaaatgccaaaatatttgaaaaaatctccagtggcatgaaggacagaagcgataacagggacctgcagcagtgccgcgtgaaaattaaggagctcaggcaagcctaccaaaaaaccagagaggcaaacggccgctccggttcagagctccagacatgccacttctatgatgagctacatgccattctagggggtgcagccaccactaccccaaccctgtgctttgactctgtccaaggagtgggaggcaacatggaagcgggttttggggccgaggaagatgatgatgatgaggaggttgtagatagctcacagcaaggaagcagagaaaccagttttcccaacagccaggatctgtttatcactcTGGACCCAGTAaaccccgaacccacccaaggcaggctcccggaccctgaaggcggagaagggacctctggtgagtgtacctttgtaaatattatacatggtttaaaagcaagcaagcatgtttaatgattaatttgccctggcattcgcggccagtacagctactggaagagtctgttaacgtgtctggggatggagtggaaatcctccagggacatctccataaagctctcctggatgtactcccaaagcctttgcaaaaggtttctggggagggcagccttattctgtcctccatggtagggcactttaccacaccaggacagtagcatgtagtcgggaatcattgcagaacaaagcactgcagtgtatggtcccggtgtttgctggcattcaaacaacatccgttctttatctctctgtgttatcctcaggagagtgatatcattcatggtcacctggttgaaatagggtggttttagtaagcagacattcagaggtgcccgttcctgctgggctgtttgcctgtggctgcacagaaatcttccccgctgttagccacacggtggggggaggggtgaagccaccATCCCagagcattgtgtgtgtgtgggggggagggggggtgttagttgggtttctgctgcacgtgaacccggaaaccgcagcccctccttttaaatcagcaacccatttttaatggccaacccaatggctaCTTCGTACGGGAAACGAGgacgctgctgtttgaaaccattcccacacgttatgaaggttaaagaagccaaaagactgtggcttaccatggctgcttgcaagctgaattctgctgcctggccctgcgtgagggatctctcacaccaaaccggcataccctcaataagaggcaaaatgcgaccttgtaatgaaagcacatgtgctatgtaatgttaacatcaaggtttaccgtgaaagaatgtacccattgttctataaaataggtctttttaactaccactctccctttttttcctccaccagctgcatgtttctccttcccagaggctagcgaagattagaaggtgaaaaaaacgcactcgtgatgaaatgttctctgacctcatgctgtcctcccacactgacagagcacagcaaaatacgtggaggcagacaatctcagagtgcagtaaaacacaatatgaccgcgaggagaggtggcgggctgaagatggtaggtggcgtcagcttgctgaaagaaggcaggagtcaatgctcaggctgctggaggatcaaactcatatgcttcagtgtatggttgagctgcaggaaaggcagcaggaacacACActaccgctacagcccctgtgtaactgaCTGcgcttctccccaagttccatagcctcctcacccagatgcccaagaatgtggagggggggcctcaggccacccagccactccaccccaggggattgcccaagcaacagaaggctggcattcaataagttttaaagttttaaagtgctgtgtggtcttgtccttccctcctccaccacctttcCCGCGCTACCTTTGCAGTtatccccttatttgtgtgatgaataaataaagaatgcatgaatgtgaagcaacaatgactttattgcctctgcaagtggtgatcgaagaggggaggggagggtgcttagcttacaggaaagtagagtgaacccggGGGGGCGGCGggtcatcaaggagaaacaaacagaactttcacaccgtagcctgagtcatgaaactggttttcaaagcttctctgatgcgcactgcgccctcctgtgctcttctaaccgccctggtgtctgactgcacgtaatcagcagccaggcgatttgcctcaacctcccaccccgccataaacatctcccccttactctcacagatattgtgaagcgcacagcaagcagtaataacgatgggaatattggtttcgctgaggtctaaccgagtcagcaaactgcgccagtgtgcttttaaacgcCCAAATACActttctgccaccattctgcacttgctcagcctatagttgaacagctcctgactactttCCAGGGCGCCTGTGTGTGGCTTCATGAGCcttggcattaaggggtaggctgggtccccaaggataacgataggcatttcaacatccccaatggttattttctggtttggaaagtaagtcccttgctgcagctgttgaaacagaccagagttcctgaagatgcgagcgtcatgtacctttcctggccatcccacgttgaatttggtgaaatgtcccttgtgatccaccagtgcttgcagcaccactgaaaagtaccccttgcggtttatgtactcgctgccttggtgctccggtgtcaAAATAAGGATATGGGTTCCGCTATTGCCCcaccagttagggaatcccatttcagcaaagccatccactatgacctgcacatttcccagagtcacaacccttgatatcagcagctcagcgatagcgttggctacttgcatcacagtagcccccacagtagatttgcccactccaaattgattcccgactgaccggtagctgtctggcattgcaagcttccacagggctatcgccactcgtttctcaactgtgagggctactctgatcttggtattcttgcgcctcagggcaggggacagcaagttacaaagttccatgaaagtgcccttacgcatacgaaagtttctcagccactgggaattgtcccagacctgcaacactatgtggtcccatcactctgtgcttgtttcctgggcccagaatcggcgttccacaccatgaacctgcccaattgacaccatgatgtgcacattgcaggggcccgtactttgtgagaagtctatgtccatgtcctcatcattctCATCACAGTgctgcagtcgcctcctccttgcctggttttgcttttcttgcaggttatggttctgcatatcctgctggataatgcgcacgGTGTTTataatgctcataactgccgcggtgatctgagtgggctccatgttcccagtgctatggcatctgcgctggaaaaaggtgtgaaacgattgtctgccgttgctctgacggagggaggggtgactgataacatgggttggcttacagggaattaaaatcaacaaagggggtggctttgcatcaaggagaaacagaatggccccctcaaggttagAACTtaaaaccctgggtttaacaggctgttgatttcacggagggagggaggaaggggggagaaaatgaatacaaaacaaatctggtctatttcttgttttgatccaccttatctatctttatacatcttgctggcagcagacggtgcagtacaactgctggccatcgtcatctcctgcgtgctcggcagaagacggttgcagtatgactgctggccatcgtctcctgggtgctcattACAGTACGACTGTACAGTACAGTGCAATatgactgccggcaggactgaatcgccatgagacaaaacttaaaagggaaatgacctggctgagtcaacCCCATGTTTGCCCCGGCGCccctgaccgaccttaccaagGTCAGCTAAAAGAGCACCTTGGAGTATGgtgacgatggctaccagtcatactgcactgtctgctgccaaaaggcaatgagctgcggctgtgtagcaatgcagtaccgtgtctgccagcacccaggagacatacggtgacggtgagctgagcggactccatgcttgctgtggtatggcgt
The nucleotide sequence above comes from Caretta caretta isolate rCarCar2 chromosome 1, rCarCar1.hap1, whole genome shotgun sequence. Encoded proteins:
- the LOC125643319 gene encoding zinc finger and SCAN domain-containing protein 29-like, translated to MHWTGIQEMSCELLNLISCLASVASSPTQATMQSSSSQETMQSQNCRRAPAWTEWEVWDLIAVWGDESVLAELRLKRRNAKIFEKISSGMKDRSDNRDLQQCRVKIKELRQAYQKTREANGRSGSELQTCHFYDELHAILGGAATTTPTLCFDSVQGVGGNMEAGFGAEEDDDDEEVVDSSQQGSRETSFPNSQDLFITLDPVNPEPTQGRLPDPEGGEGTSAACFSFPEASED